TGTTTTTGCCTTGGCGATATCTTCTGCCGAAGCGCTTACCATGCCTAGGATTTTCTTCTGGTTCGGCCAGATCAGGAACCAGACGTTAAATGCCATAATGGTTCCTAACCAAGCTCCGACACCGATCACTTCTGAACCTTCAGCAAGTAAGAAGGCATCCAAGATACCTTGACCGCCGGCACCATTTGCCTGCGCCAGCAAAGAGACACCGATCAACCAAGTGGTGGCTGCCGCCATACGGAACCAAAGCAGAGCTTTAGGCGCGATGTATTTACCGATTGCCGCCGGTCCCGGACCATCTGTATCTGCTGTTGCAGCCCCCATTGCCGGTACCTGAACAAAGTTGAAATAGTACAACAAACCAATCCAAACAATACCGGCAAGCACGTGTAGCCAAACGGTGATTAGGAATGAGAAGCTACCTACACCGGATTCGGCTGGGTACATGCTAGGGATGTCTAGGGCGAAAATTGCAATAATGGCGGTGATAAAGCCAAGAGCAATAGTGCCTTTAATGCTGTTTAAAGGGTTCATAAGTTCTCCAATTAAAACGCTGGGTTAAGGTTTTTAGATAAAGCTTTCAATAATGCTTGCAGCTTAATTTGCATAGAGTGTTTTCGCTAAGAGTTGTTATTGTTTGCTAAGCGAATAGAAATTAAGCGGTTTCTAGTTTAACAGAAGTTTTTCAGCGGGCAATTTAAATAAGTTTTCAGCCCATAAAGGCTTTGAGGGTTGTGGCAATAAAAAAACCGGGCTTAGCCCGGTTTCTTTTAATTCAGTAGTATGACTGCTGAATTAGCCTTTGGCTGACTGGTAAAGTTCAGAAACCTTATCCCAGTTAACAACATCCCACCAAGCTTGCATATAAGCAGGGCGTAGGTTTTGGTAGCGTAGGTAATAAGCGTGTTCCCAAACATCCAGGCCTAGGATTGGTGAGCCTTTGACTTCGGCGCAATCCATTAATGGGTTGTCTTGGTTAGGCGTTGATGAAACCTGTAGTTTGCCGTCAGCATCAACAGAAAGCCAAGCCCAGCCAGAACCGAAACGTGTCGCACCAGCAGTGTTGAACTGTTCTTTTAGTGCATCAAGGCTACCGAAAGTCTCATTGATATCGTCAGCCAAAGCGCCTTTTGGCGCGCCCATGCTGTCGCCAGTCATGATGTCCCAGAAAAATGCATGGTTCCAGTGACCGCCACCGTTGTTGCGTACCGCTGGTGATAAAGCACCGGCATTGGCAACAAGTTCTTCTAACGACTTATCTTCAAGTTCAGTACCAGCAATGGCATTGTTCAGGTTGGTGACATAAGTATTGTGGTGTTTGGTATGGTGGATTTCCATAGTGCGCGCATCGATAGAAACTTCTAATGCATCGTAATCATAAGGTAAATCAGGAAGTGTAAAAGCCATGAGTATTTCCTTTAATTTTTTAAGTAAAGATACAGCGAGACAGTGCAAAGAAAATTTGCGAGGCCGTATATTGATTATTAAACGCTTATATTATCGCTACTGAGGCAGGGCTTGTAAATACCCGACTGTTTTAATCGGGTATTATTGTTTGTGTCGGAAACACACAAAGGAAATGATAAAAGGATCTAGAAAATATTATCCAAGTGAGCCGGAGGCGCAGGCATATCGCTGATTTTTTCCACTTCGCTCGGCGGCATTTGAACGTAATAGCCTTTTTTCTCGATTGATTCGTAAACCGTTTTGGCATCTTCACGCGCCAGTTTCTTTTCCGGTGTCAGATCAAAATCAATGACATGCTCCGGCTCACCAAACATGACCAGTAGTTCCTGCGGCACGTCTTCAAGCTTGGTTGCTTGGGGAAGAAACAGATAAAGTTCTGATTTTTTTGGGCTTCTGTAAGCCGAAACTTGGATAGCAGACATGGGTTTTCCTTTCTAAAATTTGCGCGCATTATAACAAAATTCAATGGCTTATTTGTCAGTGAAATGTTCGAAAAACTTGACCTCATTTCAGGATTTCCTTATTCTTACGCGTCTAAAAAAATAGTTAAGACTGGATGCAATATGATGTTGTTAGCAAATACAGTCACCTTAATTGGTGGAACAGGCTTTGTCGGTAAGGCGGTATTGAACGAATTATCTAAAGCGGGATATCAGACTCGAGTGGTGGTGCGTCGCGCCGAGCGCTTCCGTGAATTTTTGCTTTATCCAAACACTCGTCTAGCAACGTTGGACTCGTTTGATAATGCACAGCAGCTGCAA
Above is a window of Thiomicrorhabdus sediminis DNA encoding:
- a CDS encoding superoxide dismutase, coding for MAFTLPDLPYDYDALEVSIDARTMEIHHTKHHNTYVTNLNNAIAGTELEDKSLEELVANAGALSPAVRNNGGGHWNHAFFWDIMTGDSMGAPKGALADDINETFGSLDALKEQFNTAGATRFGSGWAWLSVDADGKLQVSSTPNQDNPLMDCAEVKGSPILGLDVWEHAYYLRYQNLRPAYMQAWWDVVNWDKVSELYQSAKG
- a CDS encoding YcgL domain-containing protein produces the protein MSAIQVSAYRSPKKSELYLFLPQATKLEDVPQELLVMFGEPEHVIDFDLTPEKKLAREDAKTVYESIEKKGYYVQMPPSEVEKISDMPAPPAHLDNIF
- a CDS encoding urate hydroxylase PuuD; this translates as MNPLNSIKGTIALGFITAIIAIFALDIPSMYPAESGVGSFSFLITVWLHVLAGIVWIGLLYYFNFVQVPAMGAATADTDGPGPAAIGKYIAPKALLWFRMAAATTWLIGVSLLAQANGAGGQGILDAFLLAEGSEVIGVGAWLGTIMAFNVWFLIWPNQKKILGMVSASAEDIAKAKTTAAMASRTNVVLSVPMLLCMFAAHI